The Nostoc sp. 'Lobaria pulmonaria (5183) cyanobiont' DNA window GAGTTTTTATCAAAGATTCTACGTAAATACGACCAGATGTGAAGAAAAGGACAAAAGTCAAATGACTAATGACACTTCTCGCTACTGCAACTTAGAAGGGCGTTGTTATCAGACTGAGCTAGGGTGCTTTGAGATAACTCTCTCTTAACAAAGGTGTTTTTAGTTAACCAGAAATACTCACTCTATAGCGAGTCTCATTTGAATCTGACTTTTCCCGTTATCTTTTTGGTAGAGCGATGTCTACAATGGTCACTGAGCTTGTCGTACCCCTTGCCTACGGCACGCTCCGCGAACGTGGAAGCAAGCTAGCAAGAGCGTCTCCAAGAGTTGTGCGGGCTGCGCCTACGCTCACTATACCTCTATCCCAAAGTCCTATTATGTATCCCGCAACCAAAAATTCTAACATTTACAACGACTCTAAATAGTTCAGAAGATCCGCCATTTCTTGGGCACTAGGTTGGAATTTTGGCATTGGCGGCGTTTCGCCACTGATCACCTGGCGAATCAGTCCATATCGAGACTTGTGCTTTGAGACAGCTTGCAAACTGGGTCCTACTCGCCCGTCTGCTTCCAAGCCATGACAACCAGCACAGTTAATTTGAAAGATCGCGTGTCCTTGAACTGGGTTTCCTGTTAAGGATAGAACACTTTTGACGTATGGATCGGAGGCTTGAACCAACTGAACACCAAAAAAGCCCAAAGGGACTGCTAGCAGTATAGCCAGCGTCAATAAAACGATCCGCTGAATCAAAATTTCAGGTTTGGTAATCTGGTTATCCAAAAGGTTTGCTGTGAAAGTCTAGGTGTGCTAAAAAGTTTTCATTTCCTACACATAGCTTAAAAGTTCTTGATTGTGTCTGCAAG harbors:
- a CDS encoding c-type cytochrome encodes the protein MDNQITKPEILIQRIVLLTLAILLAVPLGFFGVQLVQASDPYVKSVLSLTGNPVQGHAIFQINCAGCHGLEADGRVGPSLQAVSKHKSRYGLIRQVISGETPPMPKFQPSAQEMADLLNYLESL